The Chloroflexota bacterium genome includes a region encoding these proteins:
- a CDS encoding slipin family protein, which yields MEIVGFLGTGGIIAIVIVLLLVSGLRVIQEYERGVVFRLGRLAGLRMPGLQYIIPGVERMVRMDLRVITMDVPAQEAITRDNVTVRVNAVVYFRVVDAEAAVVRVLDYIRATSMIAQTTLRSVLGQSLMDDLLSQRDKINQELQRIIDEQTAPWGVKVSVVEVRDVELPQAMQRAMARQAEAEREKRAKIIHAEGEHEASTQLAEAAATIARQPIALQLRYLQTLTEIASERSSTVVFPLPIDMISQWLQRASALTAGGPPEGGAAQIDRPAESNPPVVD from the coding sequence ATGGAGATCGTCGGCTTTCTTGGGACCGGCGGCATCATCGCGATCGTCATCGTCCTGCTTCTCGTGAGCGGGCTACGGGTCATCCAGGAGTACGAGCGGGGCGTCGTGTTCCGTCTTGGGCGTCTGGCAGGGCTCCGGATGCCGGGCCTGCAATACATCATCCCCGGCGTGGAGCGCATGGTTCGGATGGACCTCCGGGTCATCACGATGGACGTTCCCGCCCAGGAGGCCATCACCCGCGACAACGTGACCGTTCGGGTGAACGCGGTCGTCTATTTCCGAGTGGTAGATGCAGAAGCCGCGGTGGTGCGGGTTCTCGATTACATCCGCGCAACGTCCATGATCGCCCAGACGACGCTCCGCAGCGTGCTGGGACAATCACTCATGGACGACCTGCTGTCGCAGCGGGACAAGATCAATCAGGAGCTGCAGCGCATCATCGACGAGCAGACGGCCCCATGGGGCGTAAAGGTCAGCGTGGTCGAGGTGCGCGACGTCGAGCTGCCCCAAGCCATGCAGCGGGCGATGGCGCGCCAGGCGGAGGCCGAGCGCGAGAAGCGCGCAAAGATCATCCACGCGGAGGGCGAGCACGAAGCGTCGACGCAGCTCGCCGAGGCAGCGGCTACCATCGCGCGCCAACCCATCGCGCTCCAGCTCCGCTACCTGCAGACGCTGACCGAGATTGCATCCGAGCGAAGCTCGACCGTCGTATTTCCATTGCCGATCGACATGATCAGCCAGTGGCTCCAGCGCGCGTCCGCTTTGACGGCGGGCGGACCGCCGGAAGGGGGCGCAGCCCAAATTGACCGTCCAGCGGAGTCCAATCCACCAGTTGTCGATTAG